A window of the Desulfobacula toluolica Tol2 genome harbors these coding sequences:
- the coaE gene encoding dephospho-CoA kinase (Dephospho-CoA kinase (CoaE) performs the final step in coenzyme A biosynthesis.): protein MKILRIAVTGSAGSGKSLVCRRFKEIGLVTLDCDVIARQVVEPGMQGFTKITQLFGQEIVLKDGSLDRPRLRNIIVNDPKMRKKMEDILHPQIIKEMVAQMKNAAYTDKKAVAVEVPLLFELGMEKQFDVTIVVTANDPDLVKRISDRDKVTLKDAQKMLDLQMPQEEKTVKADYVIINKGTSSELFESVDNLFEEIQKEFLTT, encoded by the coding sequence ATGAAAATTTTAAGGATTGCGGTTACAGGGTCGGCAGGCTCCGGAAAAAGTCTTGTGTGTCGGCGGTTTAAAGAAATCGGCTTGGTCACTTTGGATTGTGATGTGATTGCAAGGCAGGTTGTTGAGCCTGGGATGCAAGGGTTTACAAAAATAACACAATTGTTTGGTCAAGAAATAGTTTTAAAAGACGGCTCTTTAGACAGACCAAGGCTGCGAAATATAATTGTGAATGATCCAAAGATGCGAAAAAAAATGGAGGATATTTTGCATCCCCAAATCATTAAAGAAATGGTTGCCCAGATGAAAAATGCTGCATATACTGATAAAAAAGCGGTTGCAGTTGAAGTGCCGTTGTTGTTTGAATTGGGTATGGAGAAACAATTTGATGTTACAATTGTTGTCACGGCAAATGATCCGGACCTTGTGAAAAGAATTTCAGATAGGGATAAGGTGACATTGAAAGATGCTCAAAAAATGCTTGATCTTCAGATGCCTCAGGAAGAAAAAACGGTCAAGGCGGATTATGTTATCATAAACAAAGGAACAAGCTCCGAACTCTTTGAATCTGTTGATAATCTCTTTGAAGAAATTCAAAAAGAATTCTTGACAACATGA
- the rho gene encoding transcription termination factor Rho, which produces MNLVKLNKMKISELSKLAKDYKIQGIGGLKKQELIFALLQANIEESGQIYGEGTLEILPDGFGFLRAPGYNYLPGPDDIYVSPSQIRRFNLRTGDTISGQVRQPKDSERYFALLKVEAVNFQNPELAAETILFDNLLPLYPDRKMNLEAESDNYSMRVIDMMCPIGFGQRGLIVSPPKAGKTMLLQNIANSMIKAHKDIIPMIVLIDERPEEVTDMARSVDAEVVSSTFDEPSERHVQVAEMVIEKAKRIVEQGHDVVILLDSITRLARAYNSVMPPSGKILSGGVDSNALDRPKRFFGAARNIEEGGSLTIIATALVDTGSRMDEVIFEEFKGTGNMELVLDRKLADKRVFPAIDMNKSGTRKEELLLDPMVLNRVWILRKLLSSLNSVDSMQFLLEKMEGTKDNKEFLELMNS; this is translated from the coding sequence ATGAACCTTGTAAAATTAAATAAGATGAAGATTAGTGAGCTTTCAAAGCTTGCTAAGGACTACAAAATCCAGGGGATTGGCGGGCTTAAAAAGCAGGAATTGATATTTGCTTTGCTTCAGGCAAACATTGAAGAAAGCGGTCAGATTTATGGTGAAGGAACACTGGAAATTCTCCCTGATGGTTTTGGTTTTTTAAGGGCTCCCGGATATAACTATCTTCCCGGTCCGGATGATATTTATGTTTCTCCTTCCCAAATAAGGCGGTTTAATTTGAGGACCGGTGATACTATTTCCGGTCAGGTTCGGCAACCTAAAGATTCCGAACGGTATTTTGCATTGTTGAAAGTGGAAGCCGTTAATTTTCAAAATCCAGAACTGGCTGCGGAAACCATTCTTTTTGATAATTTATTGCCTCTTTATCCTGATCGGAAAATGAATCTTGAGGCTGAATCAGATAATTATTCCATGCGTGTGATTGATATGATGTGCCCAATCGGCTTTGGTCAGCGCGGATTGATTGTATCACCGCCAAAAGCTGGAAAGACAATGTTGCTGCAGAATATTGCCAACAGCATGATCAAGGCCCATAAAGATATCATTCCGATGATTGTGCTGATTGATGAACGCCCGGAAGAAGTTACGGATATGGCACGTTCCGTTGATGCGGAAGTCGTCAGTTCAACCTTTGATGAACCTTCGGAACGACATGTTCAGGTGGCGGAGATGGTTATTGAAAAAGCCAAAAGAATTGTAGAGCAGGGCCATGACGTTGTGATTTTGCTTGACAGCATTACAAGGCTTGCCCGGGCATATAACTCAGTAATGCCGCCATCAGGTAAAATTTTGTCCGGCGGTGTTGATTCAAACGCCCTTGACAGGCCCAAAAGATTTTTCGGGGCTGCAAGAAATATCGAAGAAGGCGGCAGTTTGACTATTATCGCAACAGCTTTGGTGGATACCGGCAGTCGTATGGATGAAGTCATATTTGAAGAGTTTAAGGGTACGGGAAACATGGAGCTTGTGTTGGATCGAAAGCTTGCTGATAAAAGAGTTTTTCCTGCCATTGACATGAATAAATCCGGGACGAGAAAAGAAGAATTACTGCTTGATCCAATGGTTTTAAATAGGGTTTGGATTTTAAGAAAATTGTTGTCCAGTTTAAATTCTGTTGACAGTATGCAGTTTTTACTTGAAAAAATGGAAGGAACAAAGGATAATAAAGAGTTTCTTGAATTGATGAATTCATAG
- the rpmE gene encoding 50S ribosomal protein L31: protein MKKDIHPKYTQSTASCACGAKFEVGSTKENIKVEICSKCHPFFTGKQKLVDSAGRIDRFKKKYAGFDVTKLI from the coding sequence ATGAAAAAAGACATACATCCAAAATACACACAATCAACAGCCTCCTGTGCTTGTGGTGCAAAATTTGAAGTCGGGTCAACAAAAGAAAATATTAAAGTGGAAATTTGTTCCAAGTGTCATCCTTTTTTTACAGGAAAACAAAAGCTGGTTGACTCTGCAGGAAGGATTGACCGCTTTAAAAAGAAATATGCAGGGTTTGACGTTACAAAACTTATTTAG
- the prfA gene encoding peptide chain release factor 1, with amino-acid sequence MIEKLRGIEERFVKLEHLLSDPAVISDQKKYQEYLIEHGELNKIVPLFREYEGLLEELKEAKELLKDDDSEIRAMAKEEVPDLEARIGAAHSQINLLLMPKDPRDSKNVILEIRAGTGGEEAGIFAGDLFRMYSRYVESKNWAMEIIEKNVSGSGGFKEVVALVKGKGAFSSFKYESGTHRVQRVPETETQGRVHTSAVTVAVLPEAEDIDIDINPADLKVDVFRSSGPGGQSVNTTDSAVRITHLPTGVVATCQDEKSQHKNKVKAMNVLKSRILDAKVREEEGKRAADRKGQVGSGDRSGRIRTYNFPQGRMTDHRIGLTLYKLDSIMEGSIQEIIDELKTHNQAQALKEIV; translated from the coding sequence ATGATAGAGAAATTAAGAGGCATAGAAGAAAGGTTTGTTAAACTTGAGCATCTTTTGAGTGATCCGGCCGTTATTAGTGACCAGAAAAAATATCAGGAGTATTTGATAGAACATGGGGAGCTTAATAAGATTGTTCCGTTGTTCAGAGAATATGAAGGGCTTTTGGAAGAACTGAAAGAGGCAAAGGAGCTTTTAAAGGATGATGATTCTGAGATAAGGGCCATGGCAAAAGAAGAAGTTCCGGATCTTGAGGCAAGAATAGGTGCGGCACACTCTCAGATCAATCTTCTTTTGATGCCCAAGGATCCCAGGGACAGTAAAAATGTCATTCTTGAAATTCGGGCTGGAACCGGAGGAGAAGAGGCGGGTATTTTTGCGGGTGACTTGTTCAGAATGTATTCAAGGTATGTTGAATCCAAAAACTGGGCCATGGAAATTATCGAGAAAAATGTCTCCGGTTCGGGCGGGTTCAAAGAAGTTGTCGCTCTGGTGAAGGGTAAAGGTGCTTTCAGCAGTTTTAAATATGAAAGCGGTACTCATCGTGTCCAGCGAGTACCTGAGACGGAAACCCAGGGCCGGGTACATACGTCTGCTGTGACTGTGGCCGTTCTTCCTGAGGCTGAAGATATTGATATTGATATTAATCCTGCCGATCTGAAAGTTGATGTGTTTCGGTCTTCAGGTCCTGGCGGACAGTCGGTCAACACCACGGATTCTGCGGTGAGGATTACCCATCTGCCTACTGGTGTGGTGGCCACCTGTCAGGATGAGAAATCCCAACACAAAAATAAGGTCAAGGCCATGAATGTTCTCAAGTCCCGTATTCTTGATGCCAAGGTAAGAGAAGAAGAGGGTAAGCGGGCGGCTGATAGAAAAGGACAAGTCGGTTCAGGTGATCGCAGCGGCAGGATAAGAACCTATAATTTTCCTCAGGGCAGGATGACAGACCATAGAATAGGTCTGACGCTTTATAAATTGGACAGCATTATGGAAGGCAGTATTCAGGAAATTATTGATGAACTTAAAACACACAATCAGGCACAGGCATTAAAGGAAATTGTCTAA
- the prmC gene encoding peptide chain release factor N(5)-glutamine methyltransferase has translation MPDWTIIKILSWTESYFKEYSIDSPRLTAEILLSHCLGIKRLDLYLQHDRPLQKNELSIFKILIKRRIQNEPVAYITGKKGFFESDFEVEKGVLIPRPDTETIVEEALKILLSDPKNINPKTVLELGTGSGAIIVSLAKAAPGHSYFASDISDTALEIAKKNAEKIVKGKVRFLGSAWFSSLKKIPRFDLIVSNPPYIPSGDIQYLQPEIRKFEPLLALDGGSDGLDCFRSILYEAHHYLVPGGIVLFEMGFDQKNGIQGVFERYPQYGSIDFIRDLAGRDRVVLIKKTIDKNNNY, from the coding sequence ATGCCTGACTGGACAATCATTAAAATTCTTTCCTGGACAGAATCCTATTTCAAGGAATACTCCATCGACAGTCCGCGGCTGACGGCCGAGATTCTGTTGTCCCATTGTCTTGGCATAAAGCGACTTGATCTTTATCTTCAGCATGATCGGCCGCTTCAGAAAAATGAGTTGTCCATTTTCAAAATTTTAATCAAAAGAAGAATACAAAACGAGCCGGTTGCTTATATCACAGGGAAAAAAGGTTTCTTTGAATCTGATTTTGAGGTGGAAAAAGGTGTTTTGATTCCCAGACCTGATACGGAAACCATTGTTGAAGAAGCATTAAAAATATTACTTTCAGATCCAAAAAATATTAATCCCAAAACCGTTCTTGAACTTGGAACAGGCTCTGGTGCGATTATTGTTTCTTTGGCAAAGGCAGCTCCCGGACATTCCTATTTTGCAAGCGATATTTCTGATACAGCACTTGAAATAGCTAAAAAAAATGCTGAAAAAATTGTCAAGGGCAAAGTCAGGTTTTTGGGAAGTGCCTGGTTTTCATCTCTGAAAAAAATACCCAGGTTTGATTTGATTGTTTCAAATCCGCCTTATATTCCGTCTGGAGATATTCAATATCTCCAGCCTGAAATAAGGAAGTTTGAACCCTTGCTTGCTCTTGACGGGGGTAGTGATGGACTTGACTGTTTTAGATCTATCCTATACGAAGCGCATCATTATCTTGTTCCCGGAGGGATAGTTTTGTTTGAAATGGGATTTGACCAGAAAAATGGGATTCAGGGTGTTTTTGAACGGTATCCTCAGTATGGATCTATTGATTTTATAAGGGATCTGGCAGGTCGTGACAGGGTTGTTTTGATAAAAAAAACAATTGATAAAAATAATAATTATTGA
- the rpsB gene encoding 30S ribosomal protein S2 has protein sequence MAYITIRELLEAGVHFGHQTKRWNPKMKKYIFGARNGIYIIDLQQTVKLFKQAHDFIKDVAANGQDVLFVGTKKQASEAIYEEANRAEQFYVQNRWLGGMLTNFQTIKNNITRFHFLNSIENDGTLENYPKKEQGKMLKEKGKLEFAIGGISHMKRLPGAIFVIDPKNEAIAVKEGKRLGIPVVAVVDTNCDPDDIDYVIPGNDDAIRSIRLFASSIADACIEGRELYEEKQRAESDKDDIEEKIEFSDEKVAIEVVSDGTDGPVVEKIKRRTTPVEEIKEATE, from the coding sequence ATGGCTTATATTACAATTAGAGAACTTTTGGAGGCTGGTGTTCATTTCGGCCATCAGACAAAGCGCTGGAACCCAAAGATGAAAAAGTATATCTTTGGCGCGAGAAATGGAATTTATATTATTGATCTGCAACAGACTGTAAAATTGTTCAAGCAAGCCCATGATTTCATTAAGGATGTAGCGGCCAACGGTCAGGACGTCCTGTTCGTCGGTACAAAAAAACAGGCATCCGAAGCAATCTATGAAGAAGCAAACCGTGCTGAACAGTTTTATGTTCAAAACAGATGGCTCGGCGGCATGTTGACCAATTTTCAGACAATAAAGAATAATATCACCCGATTTCATTTTTTAAATTCAATTGAAAATGACGGAACCCTTGAAAATTATCCCAAAAAAGAGCAGGGAAAAATGCTCAAAGAGAAAGGTAAACTTGAGTTTGCCATTGGTGGTATCAGCCATATGAAAAGATTGCCCGGCGCAATTTTTGTTATTGATCCCAAAAATGAAGCAATTGCAGTAAAAGAGGGTAAGCGGCTTGGGATTCCGGTTGTTGCTGTTGTTGATACAAATTGTGATCCTGATGATATTGATTATGTGATTCCTGGAAATGATGATGCCATCAGATCCATTCGTCTTTTTGCTTCCAGTATTGCAGATGCCTGTATAGAAGGAAGAGAGCTTTATGAAGAAAAACAAAGAGCTGAATCCGATAAGGATGATATAGAGGAAAAGATTGAATTTTCCGATGAAAAAGTGGCGATTGAAGTCGTTTCCGATGGGACAGATGGCCCTGTGGTTGAAAAGATTAAAAGACGAACCACACCGGTTGAAGAGATAAAAGAAGCTACTGAGTAA
- the tsf gene encoding translation elongation factor Ts translates to MVQISAAMVKELREATGSGIMDCKKVLGEAEGDMEKAIDLLRTKGLAKAAKRAGRSTSEGVIYSYIHTGAKLGVLLEVNCESDFVAKTEDFQAFAKNIAMHIAASNPAGLNPEDVDAAIIEKEREIYRAQMLEEGKPENIIDKIVDGKVEKFYKDVCLMSQQYVKDPQKTITDVVKETIGKIGENIQIKRFARFQIGE, encoded by the coding sequence ATGGTGCAAATTTCCGCAGCAATGGTAAAAGAGCTTCGTGAGGCGACAGGTTCAGGTATAATGGATTGCAAAAAAGTCCTTGGCGAAGCAGAAGGTGATATGGAAAAGGCGATTGATCTTCTGAGAACAAAAGGCTTGGCTAAAGCCGCCAAAAGAGCAGGCCGCTCTACCTCTGAAGGTGTTATTTATTCTTATATTCATACTGGTGCTAAATTAGGTGTTCTTCTTGAGGTGAATTGTGAGTCTGATTTTGTCGCTAAAACAGAAGATTTTCAGGCGTTTGCAAAAAATATTGCCATGCATATTGCCGCATCAAATCCTGCCGGTTTGAATCCTGAGGATGTTGACGCTGCAATTATTGAAAAAGAGAGAGAAATTTACCGGGCACAAATGCTTGAAGAAGGTAAACCGGAAAATATTATTGACAAAATCGTTGATGGTAAAGTGGAAAAATTTTACAAGGATGTCTGTCTGATGAGTCAGCAGTATGTAAAAGATCCCCAGAAAACCATTACGGACGTGGTAAAAGAAACCATCGGTAAAATAGGTGAAAATATTCAGATTAAAAGATTTGCACGTTTCCAGATAGGAGAATAA
- the pyrH gene encoding UMP kinase: MNKEPEFERVLIKLSGEALMGNQGFGITPEMIHYVAEEIAKVYRLNVQISIVVGGGNIFRGVAGSSAGMDRTSADNMGMLATVINSLALCDALEKCDVPTRVQSAIPMDRIAEPFIRLKAIRHLEKGRVVIFAAGTGNPYFTTDTAAVLRAHETHAQILFKATQVDGVYDKDPVVHDDAVMFRELSYMRVIEKQLHVMDMTAISLAMEHDLPLQVFDLHQEGNIYKAVTGQEDIGTRIYNK, encoded by the coding sequence TTGAACAAAGAGCCGGAATTTGAACGGGTTTTAATCAAGTTAAGCGGTGAGGCCCTGATGGGAAATCAGGGCTTTGGCATTACCCCTGAAATGATTCATTATGTTGCAGAAGAAATTGCAAAAGTTTACCGCCTGAATGTGCAGATTTCCATTGTTGTAGGTGGGGGCAATATATTCAGGGGGGTTGCAGGAAGTTCGGCCGGTATGGATAGAACATCTGCCGATAATATGGGAATGCTGGCAACTGTTATAAACAGTCTGGCTCTTTGTGATGCTTTGGAAAAGTGTGATGTCCCAACACGGGTGCAGTCTGCCATCCCCATGGACAGGATTGCGGAACCGTTTATTCGTCTAAAAGCCATTCGACACCTTGAAAAGGGTCGAGTGGTTATCTTTGCCGCCGGCACTGGAAATCCTTATTTTACAACGGATACAGCTGCTGTGTTGAGGGCTCATGAAACTCATGCCCAGATTCTTTTTAAAGCCACCCAGGTAGATGGCGTTTATGATAAAGATCCGGTGGTACACGATGATGCTGTCATGTTCAGAGAATTATCTTATATGAGGGTTATTGAAAAACAGCTTCATGTCATGGATATGACTGCTATTTCTTTGGCCATGGAACATGATTTGCCATTGCAGGTTTTTGATCTCCATCAGGAAGGTAATATCTATAAAGCTGTAACGGGGCAGGAGGATATAGGGACTCGAATTTATAATAAATAG
- the frr gene encoding ribosome recycling factor yields the protein MINEVIQETRERMGKSEKAFEKELSKVRTGRASQAILDGVKVDYYGTQTPLPQMATVSIPESRLITVKPWDVSVINQVEKAILKANLGLTPSNDGKLIRISIPPLTEERRKEIAKSASKICEDYKVAIRNIRRDSNEILKDLQKEGDISEDDSFKAQKLVQESTDQFIKKLDEIFAGKEKEILEV from the coding sequence ATGATAAATGAAGTGATCCAGGAAACCAGAGAAAGAATGGGCAAATCTGAAAAAGCCTTTGAAAAAGAGTTGTCAAAGGTGCGTACCGGAAGAGCCTCCCAGGCAATACTTGATGGTGTTAAAGTCGATTACTACGGCACCCAGACGCCTTTGCCGCAAATGGCAACCGTATCCATTCCTGAAAGCAGGCTGATTACCGTGAAGCCATGGGATGTCAGTGTCATAAATCAGGTTGAAAAAGCAATATTGAAAGCCAACCTAGGTCTTACACCCTCCAATGATGGCAAGTTAATCAGAATATCCATACCCCCTTTGACTGAAGAGCGAAGAAAAGAGATTGCCAAAAGCGCTTCCAAAATTTGTGAAGATTATAAAGTGGCGATTAGAAATATCCGCAGAGATTCAAATGAAATCCTGAAAGACCTTCAAAAAGAAGGGGATATTTCAGAGGATGACAGTTTTAAGGCTCAAAAGCTGGTTCAGGAAAGTACGGATCAATTTATTAAAAAGTTAGACGAAATTTTTGCCGGAAAAGAAAAGGAAATTCTTGAAGTCTGA
- a CDS encoding isoprenyl transferase, whose protein sequence is MKSDSKQNVTPDLKDLPAHVGIIMDGNGRWAKKRFMNRVKGHERGSQVVRSIVTSCMELGIGILTLYAFSTENWARPKSEVKALMMLLKKFIVSEREAFLKNNIRVHVIGQKDKLPLDVQQEIDTTMELTKHNNKLLLNLALSYGSREEITTAVREIAKKINSNDLEFSDITQDLISNHLYTKTMPDPDLIIRTSGEYRLSNFLLWQAAYSEIYISDTLWPDFSRAEFVEILKNFQNRDRRFGKVSCSTSNAG, encoded by the coding sequence TTGAAGTCTGACTCAAAACAAAATGTAACTCCTGATCTTAAAGACTTGCCGGCCCATGTGGGAATTATCATGGATGGCAACGGCAGGTGGGCTAAAAAAAGGTTTATGAATCGTGTCAAAGGGCATGAGAGAGGGTCTCAAGTTGTTCGTTCCATCGTGACTTCCTGTATGGAATTGGGGATCGGAATACTTACCCTGTACGCATTTTCCACGGAAAACTGGGCAAGGCCGAAGTCTGAAGTAAAAGCATTAATGATGCTGCTGAAAAAATTCATTGTATCGGAAAGAGAAGCATTTTTAAAAAATAATATTCGTGTTCATGTGATTGGTCAAAAAGACAAGCTCCCTTTGGATGTTCAACAAGAAATTGACACAACAATGGAGTTGACAAAACATAATAACAAACTTCTTTTGAATCTTGCACTGAGCTATGGTTCAAGAGAAGAAATTACAACTGCTGTAAGGGAAATTGCAAAAAAAATCAACTCAAATGATTTGGAATTTTCTGATATTACACAGGATCTTATTTCAAATCATCTTTATACGAAAACAATGCCTGACCCTGATTTGATTATTCGCACCAGCGGGGAATATCGCTTGAGTAATTTTTTGTTATGGCAGGCGGCATATTCTGAAATTTATATTTCCGATACATTATGGCCGGATTTTTCCAGGGCTGAGTTTGTCGAAATTTTAAAAAATTTTCAAAACAGGGATCGACGGTTCGGAAAGGTATCATGCAGCACTTCAAACGCTGGGTAA
- a CDS encoding phosphatidate cytidylyltransferase has product MQHFKRWVTSLILVPVLLLILIKGSTLLFAVVVSAIAVFAIREYLIIIFGNEKNPVSNTIKIISYTVSMTLVISACLGSWEVLFLILAMNLMALSIFVLSRFAVTPGIFDAISRQVLGVVYVPVSLSLLIFIKELEGGTLWIIWLLIVIFANDTGAFYTGTFFGKRALCPNISPNKTIEGSLGGVAAAMVAGFIFCRIFFNDFSLAFFSLPGAFLLAVAGQIGDLFESAMKRAAHIKDSGRILPGHGGMLDRIDGLLLGIPVVYVCLVFVL; this is encoded by the coding sequence ATGCAGCACTTCAAACGCTGGGTAACTTCACTCATACTTGTCCCTGTCTTATTATTAATTCTCATCAAGGGCAGTACTCTTTTGTTCGCTGTTGTGGTTTCAGCTATTGCTGTGTTTGCCATCAGGGAATATTTAATAATTATTTTTGGCAATGAAAAAAATCCTGTTTCAAATACCATCAAGATCATTTCCTATACCGTTTCAATGACACTGGTTATCAGTGCCTGTTTAGGATCATGGGAAGTATTGTTCTTGATCCTTGCCATGAACCTGATGGCCTTATCCATTTTTGTTCTGTCACGGTTTGCCGTTACTCCCGGCATATTCGATGCCATTTCCAGGCAGGTTCTGGGGGTTGTTTATGTCCCGGTATCCTTGTCCCTGTTGATTTTTATTAAGGAATTGGAGGGGGGAACATTATGGATCATATGGCTTTTGATAGTTATTTTTGCCAATGATACAGGTGCATTTTACACGGGTACGTTTTTTGGAAAAAGAGCGCTTTGTCCTAACATAAGTCCTAATAAAACCATTGAAGGATCATTGGGTGGTGTTGCAGCCGCTATGGTTGCAGGTTTTATTTTCTGTAGAATATTTTTCAATGATTTTTCCCTTGCATTTTTCAGTCTGCCGGGAGCTTTTCTGCTTGCCGTTGCCGGACAAATTGGCGATTTGTTTGAATCCGCCATGAAACGTGCAGCTCATATTAAAGATTCAGGCAGGATTCTTCCCGGACACGGCGGGATGCTTGATCGAATAGACGGGTTGCTGCTGGGCATACCTGTTGTATATGTTTGCCTGGTGTTTGTTTTAT